From the Actinomycetota bacterium genome, the window CGGCCTCCAGCTCGCCGGCGTTCTGCGCGGCCAAGAAGTCGATCACGGGACTGCCTCCTAGTGCTCGGGGTGCATGGCGCCGCCGATGAAGACGGCGGTGAGAATGACGAAGATGTAGGCCTGCAGCACGGCCACGAGCAGCTCGAAGCCGGTGAGGGCGATCAGCAGGCCGCCGGGGAAGATCGCGCCCACGTAGGTCGACGAGAACAGGGCGCTGGCGAGCACCGCGAAGGTCACCAGCAGCAGGTGGCCGGCGAGCATGTTGGCGAAGAGCCGGACCGCCAGCGCGAACGGGCGCACGAAGATCGTCGAGATGAACTCGATGAGCCCGATGAGCGGGAGCAAGGCGATGGGGACGCCCGGCGGGACGATGATGTTCTTGAAGTAGCTCAGGACACCTTGCTTCGCGATTCCCATCACGTTGTAGGTGACCCACACCACGAGCGCGAGGAACATCGGGATCGCCATGCGCGCGTTCACCGGCATCTGGATGCCCGGGATGATGCCGAAGATGTTGCACACGAAGACGAAGGTGAACACCGTCACGAGGAACGGCAGGAAGCGCATGCCGTCGGGGCCGATCCCCTGCAGGATCACGTCGTTGCGCACGAAGTCGATGACGGCCTCGGCAACGTTCTGCACGCCCTTCGGCACCAGTCCCGTCGTCGCCTTCCGCGCCCCGAGGTAGAAGAAGAGGAAGGTCAGCACACCGCCCAGCCACATGAGCAGCACGACCTTGTTCACCGCGAACGGCCCGCTGCCGAGCAGGTCGGGCCATTCGATCAGGTGCGAGACGGGGGGGAACTCGAGGGCCAGCACGCGTCAGGCTCCTTTGCGCTGCGGCTTCAGGGCGGGGAAGGCAAGCGAGGCGGAGACGTAGCGGGTCTCCCAGAACAGCATCCCGAGGTGCGTGACCAGGACGGTGACCGCGAGCACGGGCAGGTCGGCCCATCCGAGGTCCTTCACCAGGTAGAGGGCGAAGCCGACGAGCGTCATGCGCACCAGGAACCCACCGAGCGCAGTGGCCATGAGGACCGACGGCGACACCCGCGCCGCCCATGCCAAGAGCACCGCGGACAGCGTGAGGTTGGCGAGGACCAACCCGATGCCGAAGCCGGCGGAGAGCGCACCGTTGCCGCCGCGCGTCGCCCACGCGACGAGCACGACCAGCGGCAGGACGGGCAGGGCCCGCAGAATCATGTCGCGGGCCAGCTCGTGCTCGACGTTCGGCGTCTCCGTCATACGTGCCCTTCCCCGGTCTCTCCGCTCCCGGCCGAGGCCGGCCGAGGGGTCCGCGCCCACACGCCGGCCCGATCGTGCTCCTCCATCGCCGCCGCGTAGGCGTAGTACATGCGCGCGGCCATGCCCACGACGGCCACCACGAACAGGATCAGGGTGAAGAGCGGACGGGTGCCCGCCCACCGGTCGAGGTACCACCCGCCCAGCCCGAAGAGGAGCGGCGTGGCCACGAGCTCGATCCCGCGGGCGAACGCGTCGTCGAAGCCCTTCCAGGTCTGTCGGGGGTGGTTGTTGGCTGTTTTGTCCAAGCTTCTGTCCACTTTGTCCGAGCTTCTGTCCAAGCTGGTCTCACCTCCGGCGGGGGCGCCGGAGGGAGCTTGTGAATTCTTTCTCAATCTAGGGGGTCGAGGCCGAGGGGGCAAGTTCGGCGGGCGGAACGATAGTCAGGCCGCTCCCGGTCCCGCCTTCCGGTCCACGTCGCCGACCGCTACCAGGCGGGCGCGGCGGGCTCCGGGGCGCAGCACCGTGTACAGGGCCACGCCCATGATCGCCACGGCCGTGGGCACGACCGCGTTGCCCCGGCTCGTGTAGGTCGGGTAGAGCACGATGCCCGAGAGCACCGCGGTCCAGGCCCAGAGGATCAGCACCGACCGGCGCTGGCCGTGACCCATCCGCATGAGCCGGTGGTGCAGGTGCTCCTTGTCGGCCTCTGTGAGCTTGGCGTGGCGGGTGGCCCGGCGGACGACGGCGAAGACCGTGTCGAGGATCGGCAGGCCGAGGATCACGAGCGGGATGACGAGGGGCGCGAAGAAGAAGTAGGTCTGGCCGCTGAACTGGTCGTCGACGCGTCCCCCGACGACCATCGTGCTCGACGCCATCAGCAGACCGAGCATCAGCGCGCCCCCGTCACCCATGAAGATCTTGGCGGGATGGAAGTTGTGGGGCAGGAAGCCCACGCACAGCCCGCACGTCACCGCGGCCACGAGTGGGCCGATGCTGTCCTGGGGCAGGATGCCGTTCGAGAGCCGCGTCGTGTACAGGAAGAACGCGCCGGCCGCGATGGCGACGATGCCGGCGGCCAACCCGTCGAGCCCGTCGATGAGGTTGATCGCGTTCGCCATCCCGGCCACCCAGATGATGCCGACGAGCGGCGCCAGGTCGGGCGACAGCGAGACGAAGTCGCGGTCCGAGAAGGGGATCCGGAAGTAGAACATCGTCACGCCCAACAGCGAGAGCACGCCGCCCGCCAGCACCATCCCTGCGACCTTGGCCGGAGCGGAGACCTCGCGCACGTCGTCGATCAATCCGACCGCGAAGATCACGGTTGCGCCGAGGACCACCGCGAGGGGCTCGGACGAGCCGCGGAACACGTTGTCGAACCCCGAGAGCTGCGACGAGACGGCCATGGCGACGACGAAGGCGACGAACATCGCGGCGCCGCCGAGCGTTGGCGTCGGCACCGTGTGCACGCGCCGCTCCTCGGGGCCCACGACCGCACCGACGCGGATTGCCATCCGGCGAACGATGGAGGTGGTGATGAAGGTGATGGCAGCCGCCACCGCGAAGGCGATGCCGTAGGACAGGGCGTCCGCGGATGTCACCCGGTGAGCTCGGGATAGGGGGTGAACTTCGAGCAGAGCGTCGTCACCGCGTCGTGCACCGCGGCGAGCTCGGCGTCGTCCTCGCGATGACGGAGGGCGCGTGCGATCAAAGACGCGATCTCGGCCATCTCCGGCTCGGTCATCCCCGCCGTCGTCGTCGCCGGCGTGCCGATGCGGAGGCCACTCGTGACGAACGGTGACCGCGGGTCGCCGGGGATCTGGTTCTTGTTGAGGGTTATGCCGGCGCGGTCGAGGACGATCTGCGCCTCCTTGCCCGTCAGGTCCGCGTCGAACGGCCGGAGGTCGACCAGCATCAGATGGTTGTCGGTGCCGCCGGACACCAGCCGGAAGCCGGCCTCGGCCAGGTGGCGGGCGAGCGCCTGCGCGTTGCGGACGATCTGCGCGGCGTACGTCGTGAACTCGGGCTGCGCGGCTTCGCGGAACGCAACCGCCTTGGCCGCGATGACGTGGTCGAGCGGCCCTCCCTGCAGGCCCGGGAACAGCGCCTTGTCGATGACCTGGGCGTGCTCGGCGCGGCTGAGGATGCAGCCGCCGCGGGGGCCGCGCAGCGTCTTGTGGGTCGTGAACGTCACGACGTCGGCGTGGGGAACCGGGTTCGGGTGCACGCCCCCGGCGATGAGACCGGCGATGTGAGCCGCGTCGAAGACGAGGATGGCGCCCACCTCGTCGCAGATGGTGCGGAAGACCGCGGGGTCGATGACGCGGGGGTACGCGGTGGCGCCGGCGAACATCAGCTTGGGTCGGTGCTCGCGCGCGAGGTCGCGGATCTGGTCGTAGTCGAGGCGTTCGTCGCTCGCGGTGACGCCGTAGGTGACGCCTCGGTAGAGCTGGCCGCTGATGTTCACCGGCTGGCCGTGCGAGAGGTGGCCACCCTGGTCGAGGCGCATGCCCATGAGCGTGTCGCCCGGCTTCAGGAAGCCCAGGCAGACCGCGAGGTTGGCGTTGGACCCCGAGTGCGGCTGCACGTTCGCGTGGTCCGCTCCGAACAGCGCCTTGGCGCGCTCACGCGCCAGGTCTTCCGCCTCGTCGACGACGTGGTTGCCGCCGTAATAACGCTTGCCCGGGTAACCCTCGGAGTACTTGTTCGTGAGGACGGAACCGGTCGCGGCCAGCACCGCGGGTGACGCGAAGTTCTCCGACGCGATGAGCTGGATCGTGGTGTTCTGCCGTTCGACCTCGCGGTCGATGATGTCGAACAGCTCGCGGTCCTCGCGAGCCGGCCCGTGCAACGTCACGCCGTCTCCCTCCTCGTGGCCTGCGGATCTCCCCACACCGCGTCGGCCAGGCGGCCCACGAGCGAGTCGATCTCGGCGGCCGTGCGCCGGTACATCTCGAAGTCCTGGCCGATCGGGTCGTCGACGTCGTCCGCCGGCGACTCGCCCCACAGGTCGGTCGGTGTGCGGCCTTCGTGCAGGCGCGCCAGCCACGCGTCGAGGGGCTCGTCCGCAAGGCGCGACCCCGCGGCCTCGGCCCGGCGCACGAGCTCCTTGAGCGTGAAGGCTCGCCCGAAGGCCTCGGGTTGCTCGCGCGCGACCTCGAAGACGTGGCGGCGGGCCAGCCCGACGATCAGGTCGGCCTCGGCCACCATCTTCGTCTTGAGCCGGCGACTCCGGTGGCCGCGCAGGTCCACCCGGTAGTCGTCGTGCAGCACGACGATGCCGTAGGCGCTGGCGGGATCGCCGTGGGTGACGAACCCGGCGGAGTGCACGTGAGCGGGGATGCCACGTGCCTCCAACCGCTGCCGCAGCAGGCCTTCGGCTATCGGAGACCGGCAGATGTTGCCCGTGCACACGAACAGGACGTCGATGGGCCTTCAGACTACCGGCGGGTAGCGTGACCGCCCGTGGCACTCGACCCCCGGACGCCGGTGCTCGTCGGCGTGGGCCAGGTCGTCCGCCGAGACCCCGACCCCGCGACCGCGTCCGAGCCGCTCGACCTGATGCTCGACGCAACACGGCGCGCCGCGGACGACGCCGGCGGGCACCTGCTGGACCGGCTCGACTCGATCCGCGTCATCGGCGTGCTCTCGTGGCGGTACGTGAACCCAGGTCTCGCGTTGGGTGAGCGCCTGGGCATCGCCCCGCGCCAGACCGTGCTGACCACCACCGGAGGCAACAGCCCCCAGCTGTTGGTGAACGAGACCGCGCTCGCGATTCAACGCGGCGATGTCGGCGCGGCCCTCCTGACCGGTGCCGAGGCCATGGCCACCCGCCGACGCGCCCGCCGCGGGGCCGACAAGCTGTGGCTCGACTGGCCGGTGCAGGACGTCGGCACCGCCGCGCCCGAGCTCGTCGGTGACGAGCGCGCGGGGAGCAACGACGCGGAGATGGCGCGCGCGCTCGCCCTTCCCACGCAGGTCTATCCCGTGTTCGAGAACGCGATCCGCGCCGCGTCCGGCCGATCGTTCGACGCGCACGAGCACGTCATCGCCGAGCTGTGGTCGCGCTTCAGCGCGGTCGCGGCGGCCAACCCGTACGCGTGGTCGCCCACTGCGCTCACCGCCGACGAGATCGCCACCGTCACGCCCGCCAACCGGCTCATCGGCTTCCCATACACCAAGCTGATGAACGCCAACCTCACGGTCGACCAGTCCGCGGCGTTGCTCATGTGCTCGGTCGAGGTCGCCGCGGACGCGGGCATCCCACGCGAGCGATGGGTGTTCCCCTGGGCCGGCGCAGACGCGCACGACCACTGGTGGGTCTCGGAGCGCGACGATCTCCGTTCGTCGCCGGCGATCGGCGCCACCGGGCGCGCCGCGCTCGCGCACTCCGGCGCGGATGTCGACGACATCGCCCACATCGACCTGTACTCGTGCTTTCCGTCGGCCGTCCAGATCGGCGCCGCCGAGCTGGGTCTCCGCCTCGACGAGCCCGGCCGGCCCCTCACCGTGACGGGCGGCCTCACCTTCGCCGGCGGCCCGGGGAACAACTACGCCACCCACTCGATCACCACGATGGTCGAGCGCCTGCGCGCCGATCCCGGTGCCCTCGGCCTCGTCACCGCGCTGGGTTGGTACCTCACCAAGCACAGCGTCGGCGTCTACGGCACGGAGCCGCCGCCGCGACCGTTCGCGCGCAGCCGCCCGCAGGCCGAGATCGACACGCTCCCCCGACGCGATTGGGCGGCCGAGCACGAGGGGCGCGTCACCGTCGAGTCGTTCACGGTGATGCACGACCGCGAGGGCTCGCCCGCGCTCGGCATCGTCGCCTGCCTGCTGCCCGACGGCCGGCGGGCCTGGGGCAACGTGCGCGACCCGGGCACGGCCAAAGCTATGACGGTCGACGACCCGTGCGGCCGTGCCGCGGACCTGCACCCCGACGGGACGCTCGACCTGGCCTGACTCGCGGTCTCGTGCCTGTCGCGGCGGTCCCGGCCGTCGCCCGCGTCACCACCCGAGCCGCTCGATGCTTGCGATGGCGGCGTCGCAGATCCGCGCCTGTCGCTCCGCGATCGTGCCGGTGCCGTCGTCGGCTGGAGATGGCGGTGGCCGCGGGTCCACGTCGGTGCCATCGGGCTTGAGCCAGCGCCAGTGCCCTGGCCCGCCCTCCAGCCGGTAGCCCTCGTGGGTCTTCTGCGCGTGGTGGAAGCGACACAATCGCGCCAGCGCGTCGAGCTTGGTGACGCGCGTCGCGCTCCAGGGCTCGACGTGGTCGATCTCGAGCCCCACCCGCACATGACAGCCGCCCACCACGCACTCGGGGTCGCGCACCTCCAGCGCGCTGCGCTGGTGCGCGGTGGGCCGCCGCCCCAGATGCGCCACCGTTGAGACATCCACCCCGTCGCTCACCACCGCGGTCACGAAGGCGTCGTCCATCATCGAGCGCACGACGCGCACCGGCACCGGTCCCACGCCGCCCACCTCGCAGCGCTCACCTGATTCTGCCTTTCCTCGCACGAGTGCGGCATGGTCGATCACCACGTGCACGGTGTTGCGCGGTCGCGACGAGCTGCACGCGCTGCTGTCACGTCCGGCCCGCGCCAGCGCCAACAGCGCATCGGCCCGGTAGGCGTCGAAGCCCTCCCGCCGTCCCTCGGCCCGGGCCTCGCGGAACGCATCGGCCTCGAAGGGCTCGAGCGCCACCAGCACCTCGG encodes:
- a CDS encoding serine hydroxymethyltransferase, producing the protein MHGPAREDRELFDIIDREVERQNTTIQLIASENFASPAVLAATGSVLTNKYSEGYPGKRYYGGNHVVDEAEDLARERAKALFGADHANVQPHSGSNANLAVCLGFLKPGDTLMGMRLDQGGHLSHGQPVNISGQLYRGVTYGVTASDERLDYDQIRDLAREHRPKLMFAGATAYPRVIDPAVFRTICDEVGAILVFDAAHIAGLIAGGVHPNPVPHADVVTFTTHKTLRGPRGGCILSRAEHAQVIDKALFPGLQGGPLDHVIAAKAVAFREAAQPEFTTYAAQIVRNAQALARHLAEAGFRLVSGGTDNHLMLVDLRPFDADLTGKEAQIVLDRAGITLNKNQIPGDPRSPFVTSGLRIGTPATTTAGMTEPEMAEIASLIARALRHREDDAELAAVHDAVTTLCSKFTPYPELTG
- a CDS encoding DUF222 domain-containing protein; the encoded protein is MEFVMGLCDMEAELREFVAGLEPETLPAEAAAGLVDTFATIEKLGAAGKALAARRVAASNLWRGVGERSAAHWLARRSGVSIGSAMSTLETAARLPELPAVDAAMRAGELSSVQANEIASAAGADSNAGAELVDVARRDGVAGLKDKCRRVKAAAAPDEMARHRAIHASRSLRHWNDPDGAGRLDGRFTPEVLAEVLVALEPFEADAFREARAEGRREGFDAYRADALLALARAGRDSSACSSSRPRNTVHVVIDHAALVRGKAESGERCEVGGVGPVPVRVVRSMMDDAFVTAVVSDGVDVSTVAHLGRRPTAHQRSALEVRDPECVVGGCHVRVGLEIDHVEPWSATRVTKLDALARLCRFHHAQKTHEGYRLEGGPGHWRWLKPDGTDVDPRPPPSPADDGTGTIAERQARICDAAIASIERLGW
- a CDS encoding undecaprenyl/decaprenyl-phosphate alpha-N-acetylglucosaminyl 1-phosphate transferase, translating into MTSADALSYGIAFAVAAAITFITTSIVRRMAIRVGAVVGPEERRVHTVPTPTLGGAAMFVAFVVAMAVSSQLSGFDNVFRGSSEPLAVVLGATVIFAVGLIDDVREVSAPAKVAGMVLAGGVLSLLGVTMFYFRIPFSDRDFVSLSPDLAPLVGIIWVAGMANAINLIDGLDGLAAGIVAIAAGAFFLYTTRLSNGILPQDSIGPLVAAVTCGLCVGFLPHNFHPAKIFMGDGGALMLGLLMASSTMVVGGRVDDQFSGQTYFFFAPLVIPLVILGLPILDTVFAVVRRATRHAKLTEADKEHLHHRLMRMGHGQRRSVLILWAWTAVLSGIVLYPTYTSRGNAVVPTAVAIMGVALYTVLRPGARRARLVAVGDVDRKAGPGAA
- a CDS encoding ATP synthase subunit I; protein product: MTETPNVEHELARDMILRALPVLPLVVLVAWATRGGNGALSAGFGIGLVLANLTLSAVLLAWAARVSPSVLMATALGGFLVRMTLVGFALYLVKDLGWADLPVLAVTVLVTHLGMLFWETRYVSASLAFPALKPQRKGA
- the atpB gene encoding F0F1 ATP synthase subunit A, which produces MLALEFPPVSHLIEWPDLLGSGPFAVNKVVLLMWLGGVLTFLFFYLGARKATTGLVPKGVQNVAEAVIDFVRNDVILQGIGPDGMRFLPFLVTVFTFVFVCNIFGIIPGIQMPVNARMAIPMFLALVVWVTYNVMGIAKQGVLSYFKNIIVPPGVPIALLPLIGLIEFISTIFVRPFALAVRLFANMLAGHLLLVTFAVLASALFSSTYVGAIFPGGLLIALTGFELLVAVLQAYIFVILTAVFIGGAMHPEH
- a CDS encoding AtpZ/AtpI family protein, coding for MPPRPRPPRLRKNSQAPSGAPAGGETSLDRSSDKVDRSLDKTANNHPRQTWKGFDDAFARGIELVATPLLFGLGGWYLDRWAGTRPLFTLILFVVAVVGMAARMYYAYAAAMEEHDRAGVWARTPRPASAGSGETGEGHV